The sequence below is a genomic window from Longimicrobium sp..
GGCCGTCGGCCGTGATGCTGGCACCCACGTCGACCCAACCGTTGTTCCACCACACGATCGTGGGAGTGGACGACCCCTCGATGCTGGTGTTGCGGTAGGGCAGCTCGATGCTGACCGGCTTGTTGAACGGCTGGGCGTGGGGTCCGAACTCGGCCAGCACGTGGTCCGACCCCTTCGGATCCACGGGGAGGCGGATGGTGAACATCGTCACCTTGTCGACCGCGCCGGCGGGCACCTCGATGGCGAACCCGTAGAAGTCCAGCCGTCCGCCTTCCGGGCCGATCCACTTCTTCGCCCACGCGATCGTGATCTGCGGCTTCTTCTCGAAGCGGGCCAGCGCGGCGACGTCGGGGCCGCCGCCCGTGTTGAACGCCGGCTCGCCCGCCCGGGCCGTCAGCGGCGAAGCCGCGTCGGTGCATCCGGCGGAGAGAACCAGCAGCGCGACGGCGACGGTGCAGCCCAGCTTACGAATGAGGTGGATCATCAAAGTCCTCCGGGGTGGTGAACAGAGGGGACGATTGCGCCAGCGCAGGGCGCGTACCGCGGCGCGCCGGGGATCGGCGCGCGGGTCAACTGCTTGCAACATAACGGCTTAGGCCAGAAAAAGCTACCGTCTGGCCACGGCGAGCAGGGGGCGCTTCCGCACCGGAAGTGGGCACAGTGCACTCATCCGGTGCAATGCAGAAGTGTACGGACCAGTCGTGCAAACGCAGGGCCAGGCGGGTGTCAGCCCTGCCCCAGCCCGTAGTCCTGGATCTTCCGCCGGAGCGTGTTCCGGTGAATTCCCAGCCGCTCGGCCGCGACCGTCACGTTGTTCGCCGTTTCACGCAGCGCGCGGCGGATCATCCGCTTCTCCATCTCTTCCAGCGTCACCATGGGCGGCTCGGCCGCGTCCTCGCCACCGCCGGTGCCGTCCGCCGCCGCCTCGGGCGGGTTCAGGATGTCGGCGGGCAGGTGCTGCGGAAGCAGGATCTCGCCATCGGCCATCACCACCGCCCGCTCGGCCGCGTTCCGCAGCTGCCGAACGTTGCCCGGCCAGGGGTGGCGGTGCATCACGTTGAACACTTCTTCCGCCACGGCCCGAATGGGGCGCGCGTGCTCCCGTGCGTAATGCGCGAAGAAGTGCAAGGAGAGCAGGTCCAGGTCGTCGCCGCGCTGCCGCAGCGGCGGAAGCATCACCGTGACCACCGCCAGGCGGTAGTACAGGTCTTCGCGGAACTTGCCCTCGCGCACCGCCTGCGCCAGGTCGCGGTTGGTGGCCGCCACGATGCGCACGTCGATGGACACGGGCGACCCGCCGCCCACCCGCTCTACCTCGCGCTCCTGGATGGCCCGCAGGATCTTGCTCTGCAGCGCCATCGACATGTCGCCGATCTCGTCGAGGAAGAGCGTGCCCGCGTTCGCCCGCTCGAACCGGCCGATCCGCCGCCCGATGGCGCCCGTGAACGCGCCCTTCTCGTGGCCGAACAGCTCGCTTTCCAGCAGGTTCTCGGGGATGGCGGCGCAGTTGATGGCCACGAACGGCCCGCGCGACCGGTTGGAGCGCGAGTGGAGAACGCGGGCCACCATCTCCTTGCCGGTGCCGCTTTCGCCCAGCACCAGCACGGTGGCGTCGCTGGTGGCGGCGCGGGCCACCGACTTGAACACCCCCATCATCTGCGAGCTGGCGCCCACGATGGTGGTGCCGTCGGGGCTGGTGACCTCGGGGAGCGGGCGAAGCCGCTTGATCTCCTCGATCCCCACCAGGATTTCGCGCACCCGGCCGCGCGGCAGCGGCTTGGGAAGCACGTCGTGCGCCCCGTGCCGGATGGCCTCCATGGCCAGGTCCATCGTGGGCTGCGACGAAAGAAGCACCACGGGCGCCATTCCCCCGTCGCCGTGCAGCCGGCCCAGCAGCTCCATTCCCGCGCCGGAAAAATCGGCGTCCAGGAGGATCAGGTCCCACGACCTCGACGCGATCAGGCGCAGCCCGTCCGTAAGCGAACACGCGGCGTGGAGCTCCGCGTCGTCCAGCTCCGGTTCGAGCGTTCGACCAAGGCTTCGGTCAGCGTCGAGAAGCAATACCTTCAAGGAAGGCAGCGGGACCTTGTGGGAACGCCTGGGAATACGGGAATCAGAACAGTATAGCGCCCACCCATGCGTCGCGCAAACGTTTCGCCCGCTTTAACGCGCCGTGCTGATCCGCCGTCTGCCACATCTTCGAGGAGCAGATTGGGGTGGCCGCGAGGGTGGCACCGTCCATGCCGGAAGCCACCCTTGCCGGAGAGCGGGGCGGGCGCGTAGGTTGGCGCGCCTTTGCGGCACCCGACCCGCGACAACGCACCGCTTCTGGAGACGGACCGATGAAGTTCGCCATGATCGCCGCCGTGCTGATGACCCTACCGGCGATCGCCGCCCTGGTCGCCGGCGTCATGTGGGGCAACCAGTACCTGGTTTACGCGGCGTTCTTCAGCATTGCCCTGAACTCGCTGCCGTTCCTGGTGGCCGGCTTCATGATGAAGGGCGGCGACTCGGACCTGGGCCACTGAGCTAGCGGACGATCCGCACGGCACGGCGCTCCAGCAGGTACAGGCGCCCATCCACGCCGAACGCGGCGTCGAGGGGCGCCGTTTTCGTTTGCCCCAGAACACGCCCGTCCCCCGCGTCCAGCACCGCCAGCGTGGCGCCGCTTCCCCTGCCCAGCACCGCCACCCGCCGCCCCGTGGGGTCCATCCGCAGCTCCGCCGCGTCACCCGCCCCGGGCGACACCGACCACAGCCGCCGAAGCACCTGCCCCTCGTGCCGAAGCCGGACGACGGCGCCGTCCGCGACGCCGAACAGGGTGCCGTCGGGGGCCACGGCCAGCGCGCGCAGGGCCTCGGCCTGCTCCGCGCGAAAGAGCACCCGCCCGGT
It includes:
- a CDS encoding sigma-54 dependent transcriptional regulator, with translation MKVLLLDADRSLGRTLEPELDDAELHAACSLTDGLRLIASRSWDLILLDADFSGAGMELLGRLHGDGGMAPVVLLSSQPTMDLAMEAIRHGAHDVLPKPLPRGRVREILVGIEEIKRLRPLPEVTSPDGTTIVGASSQMMGVFKSVARAATSDATVLVLGESGTGKEMVARVLHSRSNRSRGPFVAINCAAIPENLLESELFGHEKGAFTGAIGRRIGRFERANAGTLFLDEIGDMSMALQSKILRAIQEREVERVGGGSPVSIDVRIVAATNRDLAQAVREGKFREDLYYRLAVVTVMLPPLRQRGDDLDLLSLHFFAHYAREHARPIRAVAEEVFNVMHRHPWPGNVRQLRNAAERAVVMADGEILLPQHLPADILNPPEAAADGTGGGEDAAEPPMVTLEEMEKRMIRRALRETANNVTVAAERLGIHRNTLRRKIQDYGLGQG